A window from Sebastes fasciatus isolate fSebFas1 chromosome 22, fSebFas1.pri, whole genome shotgun sequence encodes these proteins:
- the emc4 gene encoding ER membrane protein complex subunit 4 — translation MASPGGQGGGGGALSTRGGSGARRMKWALELSMGNTRSRGDRQGGQGDVVYPIGFSEKPVPDTSIQETDKNLVEKRCWDVALGPLKQIPMNLFIMYMSGNTISIFPIMMVCMMAWRPIQALMSMSATFKLLESSSQQWLQGLVYLVGNLLGSALAIYKCQSMGLLPTHSSDWLAFIGPPQRMEIMGGGMVL, via the exons ATGGCGTCTCCAGggggacaaggaggaggaggaggagctctgTCGACGAGAGGAGGCAGCGGGGCCAGGAGGATGAAGTGGGCTCTGGAGCTGAGCATGGGCAACACCAG GAGTCGTGGCGACCGTCAGGGCGGTCAGGGAGACGTCGTTTACCCCATCGGCTTCTCTGAGAAACCCGTCCCCGACACCAGCATCCAGGAGACGGACAAGAACCTGGTGGAGAAG CGCTGTTGGGACGTGGCTCTCGGGCCCCTGAAACAGATCCCCATGAACCTGTTCATCATGTACATGTCGGGCAACACCATCTCCATCTTCCCCATCATGATGGTGTGCATGATGGCCTGGAGGCCCATACAGGCGCTCATGTCCATGTCTGCCA CCTTCAAGCTGCTGGAGAGCTCCAGTCAGCAGTGGCTCCAGGGCCTCGTCTATCTGGTTGGTAACCTCCTGGGCTCGGCGTTGGCCATCTACAAGTGTCAGTCGATGGGTCTGCTGCCAACACactcctctgattggctggctttCATAGGACCGCCGCAG